The sequence below is a genomic window from Candidatus Methylomirabilota bacterium.
CTGCCCCTCCGCGACCACAATCGTGAGGCGGCCGGCGGCCAGAACGCGGGCCGAGCAGATCTTGGTCCGGACACCAGCCTCCCGATTTCGCCAACAGTCAGGAGCAGCACTGTAACCGAAAGGTTATTGCCTGTCGACCGGTGCGCTCTACAAGACGCTCCGGGTCACTCCGGCGATGGAAGCGGGGCTTTCGGATCACGTCTGGTCGCTGGAAGAGATCGCGCGGCTAGCAAACTGACAAGCACGAAGCGATAGTAAGCACATGGAGTGCCCCTGGCCAGAGCCCTTGAGCGCGCGGTGCCTGTCACTCATGAATAATCCGGGCCCTAGTCCTCGTCGGCCCAGGCGGCGGTGAGGCGGCGGGCCAGCCCGCGGTGGCCCGCGAAGAAGTAGCCGAGCATCCCCGCGGCGGCCAGGAGGTTGCCGACGAAGACCGTCCAGCCCGCCAGCTCGTCCAGCACCCACTTGGCCAGGATGACGATCACGCCGAAGAAGAATACCTCGAACGCGGTGAAGAAGATGACGAGCGCGAAGATGAACAGCGGCTGGCGCTCCGCGCCCGCGATCAGCAGGGCGCCGACGATCCCGAAGGCGATGAACGCCAGGCCGTGGACGACGGTGTAGCCGAGCACCGCGGGCATCGCCGCGGTCTGGCGGAGCAGCGCGGCACCGAGGAGCCGCGGCGTCCGGAGCGGCTCGCCCTGGATCGCGTCGATCGCGAGGAACCAGAGCGCGACGACGGCCGCGCCGATGAGCCCCGCGACGATGCCCTCGCGCAGGACGCCGCCCCACGCGCCGACGAGCGAGTGGGGCAGCGCGCGATGGGCGCGGAAGAGGTACCAGAGCATCGCCACCGAGGCGAGCAGGTTGCCGATGAGGATCGACCACCACACGAGGGCGCCGAGCACGGACTTGCCCAGGGCGCCGACGACGCCGAAGAAGAACACCTCGAAGCAGGCGAAGAGGATCACGAAGCCGACGAACAGCGCCGGCTCGCGCTCGCTCACCGCCATGAGACTCGCCGCGACGACGCCGAACGCGATGAATGCCAGGCCGTGGACGACCGTGTAGCCGAGCACGTGCCCCACGGTGATCCGGAGCCCGCTCGGGTCGGTGACGCCCTCGAAGACCGCCGCGCCGAGGAGCCCCGGCGTCAGCAGGGGGCGGCCGCGCGCCAGATCGAACAGGAGGAACCACACCGCGACGACCGTCGCCCCGATCAAGCCGGCGACGATGCCCTCACGCAGGACCGAGCGCTGGACGGGCGCCATGACGGTCGGCGGCCATTGTATCAGGGGTCGCGCGCGAGCCTCAGGCCGTAGTCGGAGTAGCGGAGGCGCGGCGGGAGCGAGGAGCGGTGGGCGACGGGGCTCCACGGATCGGCGTGGCGCCAGGCGCCGCCGCGGCTCGCGCGGCGCTCGCCCGCGGCCGGGCCGCGCGGGTTCGTCGCCGGCGAGCGCCCGTAGTAGCCCTCGTCGAACCAGTCGGCGCACCATTCGTGGCAGACGCCGGCGAGGTCGGTGAGGCCGAGCGGGTTCCCGGGCGTCGCGGGGACGCGCGGCGGCCGGTCAAAGGCGCCGGCCGGCTTCGCGTCGCCCCAGGGATACCGGGCGCCGGCGAGGCCGCCGCGCGCCGCCTTCTCCCACTCCGCCTCCGTCGGCAGCCGCCCTGCCGCCCACAAGGCGAACGCCGCCGCCTCGTCCCACGCGAGGCCGACCACGGGCTGGAGGGGATCCGCGAACGCGGCGTCCTCCCAGAAGGGCGGCGGCGGCGCGCCCGTGGCCGCGAGGTAGGGCGCGTAGTCGGTGTTCGTCACGGGCGTCGTCGCGATCAGGAACTCGTCGAGCCACACTTCGTGGACGGGACGCTCCGAGGGGTGGCCCACCTCCCAGCCCATGCGGAATGCGCCGGCCGGCACGGTGACGAAGCGCATCGCCGTATAATAGTGGCCTTCGAAAGGGGAATCCCATGAACGTCGCGTCCCGGATGCTGCGCCTCGGCACGGAGTCGGCCTTCGAAGTCCTCGCGCGCGCGAAGGCTCTCGAGCGCGCGGGGCGGCAGATCGTCCACCTCGAGATCGGCGAGCCCGACTTCGACACGCCGGCGCACATCAAGGAGGCCGCCAAGCAGGCGCTCGATGCCGGCGCCACGCACTACGGCCCGTCGGCGGGATTGCCCGAGCTGCGCGAGGCGATCGCCAAGCACGTGGGCGAGACGCGCGGCGTGCCCGTGGCGCCCGAGGAGGTCGTCGTCACGCCGGGCGCCAAGCCGATCATGTTCTTCACGATCCTGGCGCTCGCGGGCGAGGGGGCCGAGGTGATCTACCCGAACCCGGGCTTCCCGATCTACGAGTCCGTGATCAACTTCGTCGGCGCCGTGCCCGTGCCGATCCCGCTGCGCGAGGAGAGCGGGTTTGGCTTCGATCTGGAGCTCTTCCAGCGGAGGATCTCGCCGCGGACGCGGCTCATCATCGTCAACTCTCCGGAGAACCCGACCGGCGGCGTGCTCGACCGCGGCCAGCTCGAGGTCGTCGCGCGGGTCGCCGCGGAGCGCCAGATCCCGGTGCTCGCCGACGAGATCTACCGCCAGTTCCTCTACGAGGGCGAGTTCACGTCGATCATGGGCTTTCCCGGGATGCGCGAGCTGACGGTGCTGCTCGACGGCTTCTCCAAGTCCTACGCGATGACGGGCTGGCGGCTCGGGTACGGCGTCATGCCCGCCCATCTCGCCGAGCACGTGACGCGCCTCATGGTGAACTCCGCGTCCTGCACGGCCTCGTTCGTCCAGCTCGCGGGGATCGCCGCGCTCCAGGGCGACCAGACGCCGGTCGCGCGCATGGTCGCCGAGTTCAAGCGGCGGCGCGATCTCATCGTCGAGGGCCTGGCCCGGCTTCCCGGGGTCCGCTGCGCGCGGCCCCGCGGCGCCTTCTACGTCTTCCCCAACATCACGGGCACGGGCCGGCCGTCGGCCGAGGTCGCCGAGCGGCTTCTCAACGAGGCCGGCGTCGCCGTCCTCGCCGGCACGGCCTTCGGCGCGCACGGCGAGGGCTACCTGCGGCTCTCGTACGCGAACTCGGAGGCGAACCTCCGGCTCGCCCTCGAGCGCATGCGCCCGGTGTTCGAAAGCTTCGCCAAGCGCTGAATACAGTCGCAGACGTCGTCGTCGACGGTCTCAAGCGGGCGGGCACACCGCGGCTCTTCGGCGTGCCGGGCGTCGGCGCCAACGCCCGCCTCCTCGACGCCGCGCGCGCCCACGACCTCCCGTTCGTCCTCGCCTACGGCGATGCCGCGGCGTGCGTCATGGCCGCCGTGACGGGCGACCTCGTCGGCGCGCCGGGCGTCGCGCTCGCCGGCCCCGGACCGGGCGTCGCGGCGGCGGTCACGGGCGTCGCGCACGCGGCGCTCGACCGCTCGCCGATGATCCTCCTGACCGACCGCCACCCGGGAACGCTGCTCGCGTGCAAGGCGAGCCTCCGGCTCGAGGCGCCGTCGGCCGGCCACTGGATCGCCCACGCGGCGCGGCTCGCGCTGACGCCGCCGCGCGGTCCCGTGCACCTCGACCTGCCGGCCGGCGTGGCCGGCGCTCCCGCGGTCCCCGTGGCCGCCGCGTGGCGTCCCGAGCCTCCGCCGCCGCCCGCGCCCGAGGCTCTCGACGCCGCCGCGACGCTCCTCGCCCGGGCGTCGCGTCCCGTGCTCGTCGTCGGGCTCGGCGGCCGCGGGGCCGAGGCCGCGCCGTGGCTCACCGCCTTCGCCGAGGCCTTACCGGCGCCGGTGCTCGCGACGCGGAAGGGGAAGGGCGCGGTCCCCGACCCGCATCCGCTGAGGCTCGGCGTGCTGCCGGGGGGCGCCGTCGAGGAGGACCTCCTCGCGCGCGCCGACCTCGTCGTGGCGCTGGGCCTCGACGCCGTCGAGGCGTCGCCGGACTCGTGGCCGGGAGACAGCGCGCTGCTACACATCGCGCCATTCCCCGCGCCGGGCGGCCTGCGCCGGCCCGTGACGGAAGTCGCGGGCGACGTCGCGCTGATCCTCGAGGAGCTCGCGCCGCGGCTGCGCGGCGGCGTGCGCGCCGACTGGGACGTGGCCGCGCTCGACCGCCTGAAGCGCGAGCTCCGCGCGCCTGGCGTCGCGACGGGCCGCCTGACGCGCCGGCGCGTCGTGGCCATCGCGCGCGAGGCGCTCCCGGCCGGAACGCTCGCCGCCGTGGATCCGGGCCCTCACGCCGGGGACGTGGCGGCGGGATGGGACGCGATCGGGCCCGGGGAGTTCCTCGTCTCGGACGGCTCGGCGACGACGGGCTTCGCGCTGCCCGCGGCGATCGCGGCCCACCTCGCCCGCCCGGACCGGCGCGTCGTCTGCTTCACCGCGGCGGCCGGCCTCGTCGCCGCCGCCTCGGAGCTCGAGACCGCGACGCGGCTCCGCGTGCCCGTGATCGTCGTCGCCTTCGGCGAGAGCGGGACGGGCGCGCCCGAGCTCCAGCGGCTCACGCGGAGCTTCGGCGTGCCGGCGTTCGCCGCGGACGGCGAGGAGCGCTTCGCGGAGGCGCTCGAGCGGGCGCTCGCCGCGGGCGGGCCCGCGGTGGTCGCGGTCTGGGCCTGACGGGCGCGCCGCGCGGCTAGCGCGCGACGATCGCGGGGTCCACGCGCAGGATGACGTAGCCGCCGACCGCCCCCGCGCCGAAGCCCGGCGCGAAGATCCGCATGGGCCGGTCGATCACGCCCTCCCGGACGGCGTCGTGGATCGCGATGGGGATGGACGCCGACGAGGTGTTGCCCACCTTCTCGATGTTGAAGTAGAGCCGTTCGGGCGGCACGCCCGCCGCCCGCGCGAATTGCACGACCATCGTCTTGTTGGCCTGGTGCGGGACCACGAGGTCGATCGTGTCGAGGAGCGCGCCGGGCGCGCCGTCGGCGCGGGGGAGCGCCTGGAGCTCGCCGATCATCTGCGCGAGGTAGCGCCGCACCAGCGCCTTCACCTCGGGGCCGTAGACCGTGATGTTGTTGTCGAACTCGGGGTTGGGCCAGATGATCGAGTCGACCTCGCTCATCGGCCCGCTCGCGTACGTCTGGTACCACTCGACGTCGGGCGGGGCGCCGGCGGGCGCCGGGCCCACCACGAGGGCCGCGGCGCCGTCGCCGAAGATCATCCGCGAGGTCCGGACCGTGCCGATCTTGTCCGAGAACTTCTCGCCGCAGACGAGCAGCACGGGACGCTCGACCTCCTGGAGGAGCCGCACCGCCTCCGAAAGCCCGTACGGGAGCCCCGCGCACGCCGCGACCATGTCGCACGAGGCGTGGGTCTGGAGCATGCCGAGCTGGCCGGACAGCCAGGTCGCGAGCGACGGCATCATCTTGGTCGACGTGCACGAGCAGAAGAGCACCGCGCCGATCTCCTCGGGCCGGCGACCCGACTTCTCGAGCGCCCGCTGCGCGGCCAGGAGGGCGATGTGATCGAGGTCGAGCTCCGTGTAGAGCCGCTCGACGATGCCCGTCTTCTCCTCGATCTCCTTCGCCGTCATCGGCGACCAGCAGTAGGCGGAGTTGCGGATGAGGTCGTCGTTGGTGCAGACGAGCTCGCCCTTGTAGACGGCGAGCGCCTCCAGGCGCGGCAT
It includes:
- a CDS encoding SUMF1/EgtB/PvdO family nonheme iron enzyme encodes the protein MRFVTVPAGAFRMGWEVGHPSERPVHEVWLDEFLIATTPVTNTDYAPYLAATGAPPPPFWEDAAFADPLQPVVGLAWDEAAAFALWAAGRLPTEAEWEKAARGGLAGARYPWGDAKPAGAFDRPPRVPATPGNPLGLTDLAGVCHEWCADWFDEGYYGRSPATNPRGPAAGERRASRGGAWRHADPWSPVAHRSSLPPRLRYSDYGLRLARDP
- a CDS encoding thiamine pyrophosphate-binding protein, with the protein product MNTVADVVVDGLKRAGTPRLFGVPGVGANARLLDAARAHDLPFVLAYGDAAACVMAAVTGDLVGAPGVALAGPGPGVAAAVTGVAHAALDRSPMILLTDRHPGTLLACKASLRLEAPSAGHWIAHAARLALTPPRGPVHLDLPAGVAGAPAVPVAAAWRPEPPPPPAPEALDAAATLLARASRPVLVVGLGGRGAEAAPWLTAFAEALPAPVLATRKGKGAVPDPHPLRLGVLPGGAVEEDLLARADLVVALGLDAVEASPDSWPGDSALLHIAPFPAPGGLRRPVTEVAGDVALILEELAPRLRGGVRADWDVAALDRLKRELRAPGVATGRLTRRRVVAIAREALPAGTLAAVDPGPHAGDVAAGWDAIGPGEFLVSDGSATTGFALPAAIAAHLARPDRRVVCFTAAAGLVAAASELETATRLRVPVIVVAFGESGTGAPELQRLTRSFGVPAFAADGEERFAEALERALAAGGPAVVAVWA
- a CDS encoding 3-oxoacyl-[acyl-carrier-protein] synthase III C-terminal domain-containing protein; the encoded protein is MKPFVVNRYGRIVFPSNFFPALDFSVFETLDQFKAVIRRDFEEKAPTETDIVTRVDARAYDGRYDLLRDLALNLFWVNRYAMTMYEKRPMRWRDVPRGRDDLFLPIFKPWDGEELTNAIEAGYRALPPAWDEGTEDKISRILLDVFRHKKGAGAELPAIKPTVAEILARPTNLTYHLLAHDPDFPGYGHDDIIEYTHRVPELEALMRQAMVLHNQYRWDRAKTRVIEVGKLHDDDFVVVFYPRGDEVLQFIRRVKDGRRARPRRPAPLPSREPTRPYPPVDVRARFGVMPRLEALAVYKGELVCTNDDLIRNSAYCWSPMTAKEIEEKTGIVERLYTELDLDHIALLAAQRALEKSGRRPEEIGAVLFCSCTSTKMMPSLATWLSGQLGMLQTHASCDMVAACAGLPYGLSEAVRLLQEVERPVLLVCGEKFSDKIGTVRTSRMIFGDGAAALVVGPAPAGAPPDVEWYQTYASGPMSEVDSIIWPNPEFDNNITVYGPEVKALVRRYLAQMIGELQALPRADGAPGALLDTIDLVVPHQANKTMVVQFARAAGVPPERLYFNIEKVGNTSSASIPIAIHDAVREGVIDRPMRIFAPGFGAGAVGGYVILRVDPAIVAR
- a CDS encoding pyridoxal phosphate-dependent aminotransferase, with the translated sequence MNVASRMLRLGTESAFEVLARAKALERAGRQIVHLEIGEPDFDTPAHIKEAAKQALDAGATHYGPSAGLPELREAIAKHVGETRGVPVAPEEVVVTPGAKPIMFFTILALAGEGAEVIYPNPGFPIYESVINFVGAVPVPIPLREESGFGFDLELFQRRISPRTRLIIVNSPENPTGGVLDRGQLEVVARVAAERQIPVLADEIYRQFLYEGEFTSIMGFPGMRELTVLLDGFSKSYAMTGWRLGYGVMPAHLAEHVTRLMVNSASCTASFVQLAGIAALQGDQTPVARMVAEFKRRRDLIVEGLARLPGVRCARPRGAFYVFPNITGTGRPSAEVAERLLNEAGVAVLAGTAFGAHGEGYLRLSYANSEANLRLALERMRPVFESFAKR